Proteins encoded within one genomic window of Polaribacter sp. NJDZ03:
- a CDS encoding VOC family protein, with amino-acid sequence MQPFIFNHIALSVKDVDTSIAFYQKVLQLKEIKNTASNSKTRWLSLGEGKQLHIIPRPDAIIKTNKAVHFALSTTDIATFILHLKELKIEYSDWIGTTNKDYVRNDGILQVYFQDPNGYWIEVNNDI; translated from the coding sequence TATATTTAATCATATTGCCCTTTCTGTAAAAGATGTAGATACATCTATAGCGTTTTATCAAAAAGTACTTCAACTAAAAGAAATTAAAAATACTGCTTCTAATTCAAAGACAAGATGGTTATCTCTTGGGGAAGGAAAACAACTTCATATAATTCCTCGTCCTGATGCGATCATTAAAACGAATAAAGCTGTACATTTTGCTTTATCAACCACAGATATTGCCACATTTATACTACATTTAAAAGAATTAAAAATTGAGTATTCCGATTGGATCGGTACAACAAACAAAGACTATGTTAGAAATGATGGAATTCTACAAGTGTATTTTCAAGATCCCAATGGATATTGGATTGAAGTAAATAATGATATCTAA